CTCCTAGATCAGGACTCCCTTGGGTTACTTTCTTTGCTGGGATTTTTGGATGCACGATTGGAATTTTATTCCAGTATCTTACTCATGCACATGACTGGCCTCTCAATATCTCGGGAAAATCTCTCAATGCATGGTTTGCTTATGTGCCAATCATCTTTGAATTAACAGTATTTTCCGCAGGGATTTATACAGTAGCTGCTTTATGTTTTTTAAGCGGTATTCCCAAAGCGACACGTCGGATCCTTCACCCGGATTTGACGTCTCATAAATTTGGCCTTTGGATTCCAAAGTCTGCCAAAGGATACAACGAATCCGATGTCGTATCGTTTGTCAAAAGCCTTGGTGGATCCGAAGTCATCGTTGTGAAACCGGAGAACCAAAAATGAA
This sequence is a window from Leptospira ellinghausenii. Protein-coding genes within it:
- a CDS encoding DUF3341 domain-containing protein translates to MYLPKLEQFHKYKEMDEGVLGIFDTPEAIMHAAEKTKAKDYIGFDCILPYPVHGIDEAMGTPRSGLPWVTFFAGIFGCTIGILFQYLTHAHDWPLNISGKSLNAWFAYVPIIFELTVFSAGIYTVAALCFLSGIPKATRRILHPDLTSHKFGLWIPKSAKGYNESDVVSFVKSLGGSEVIVVKPENQK